The genomic stretch AGGATTAAATTCTAATTCGTAAGACTTGTCTTAATTTAACGTCATTTTGGTCAAGTCGCTTTGATTTGAATCTCCTTACTTAATGGAGAGCCTTTCATTTTTCTAGTGATTGTCTCAACTCTTTTTCCTTCATTGTCTATGATTTTATCAATTTCCCAAACTGACTCGTCCTAAAATAGTTTTATGCCAAAAAGTGTAAAAATGAATAAAAAAAGTAAAGTCATTCTATGATTATCATAGTAATTATTATAGGTTACCTAAATTACTAAGATCTGTTCAAATTTGAATCATGTGCCTATGCTGGAGCATACAAATTTTCGCTTGACGGTTTTAATAGTCAATAATAAACATATTAAGGTCTCACTTGGTATCTACACCAAACAAAACTTCGTTAGTTTGCATGAATAGTGCTATTATTCAAGTCATTTTGAACCTTAGTTATTAAATGTTTTATTTGCCTGGGTAATAAGGTGCCTAGATTTCTGAAAAATGAGGTTTGTGCGTTTGAATATAGCTTAGCTGAGAATTTATCAACCCATAAGCAAATATGATTTTGCATGAAATTTTTCTGTTTTTTGGCATATTCTAAAGATTTATCAACTAAACCGTCATGTAAGAGTTCAATCTTACGCCCTTGCAAATAATAAATAAATTCAAGCTCAAGACCAATGTAGTCCGGCACATTATTTGACTTGATATCAAGATTCTCTTCTTGATAAAATCTGACTACATCCTCTGTACTCTCTCCAAAAAGACTTTTTTCTTGTTCCAAATATACTGATCCATAAGGAGAAGCCTGTAAGTCAAAAGGCCCAACAAAAAGTTTTGAAAAATCTCGTTGTAATTCAAGAGCATCCTCATTTTTCAAAGCTTCTTTTAAAGCAAGTACATCTTCGTACACCTGATGTTCAAAATTACTTAAAAAATCAATTTGTTCTTGACTGGGAAAGCAAAAGCATTCCGCAAGAAATGCAAAAGAATTTGATAATAA from Bacteroidota bacterium encodes the following:
- a CDS encoding molecular chaperone TorD family protein translates to MKDHILLSNSFAFLAECFCFPSQEQIDFLSNFEHQVYEDVLALKEALKNEDALELQRDFSKLFVGPFDLQASPYGSVYLEQEKSLFGESTEDVVRFYQEENLDIKSNNVPDYIGLELEFIYYLQGRKIELLHDGLVDKSLEYAKKQKNFMQNHICLWVDKFSAKLYSNAQTSFFRNLGTLLPRQIKHLITKVQNDLNNSTIHAN